The following are encoded in a window of Cyprinus carpio isolate SPL01 chromosome A13, ASM1834038v1, whole genome shotgun sequence genomic DNA:
- the LOC109051584 gene encoding protein FAM83H-like, with the protein MAHRSQCSSAGDNPLDPNYLTPHYREEYRMAIDALVEADLEGYYGFLQEADVVDFLSRSEIEYIKCTVQAPHHIAQPERRYMAEDVDGSSDTYWPVHSDHDAPSLDLGWPQQFRFVGPTEVTTLVNPSDPEMPSIKEQVRRMIKNAQQVIAVVMDMFTDVDIFADILGAATRGVAVYVLLDEMNAHHFVGMVNHCRVNLDEIKFMRVRTVSGSTYYCRTGKTFKGQMMDRFILVDCRAVLSGNYSFMWSFEKIHRCLAHLFLGQLVTTFDEEFRILFAHSEPLVVENVLANMQHSSGEPESYFNTEKTHMFNREYPTMGMEWAGRTTEDHMKLGYKMLPFRSESIHSAAEANPSVQRNMSLHAAQQYRGDHQFIEHGRQMREPNETVGFKRHSSGNIPDYEYMPPQNHPTIKGKQFVEGAIPHGGHFAQEPSIDKGAGLQSGYDMYGRFRGQGQHTDQFSGPGFPPEGDEDEPPGAYDHIQRYLQSHPAMEEGHGPRNVLPPVQSNLKRHSAGQSYTCQTSPTQPNSPEQKSFFNVNRKAQNVSQKQGMRDWRISSYLSAYNDAGELDLAELEGSTACDDIPCFTQEAPCGPIRPEIRLGNREFNRIPSPRENPMFVQIQNNSIVPNSSGNHPSDVSQINMKTKPASTSESSCTTEGDKLEETQNREPKETSRISEEFLKRKPRHVQRSSRLRHSLIFSSNLELHVSEEMRDTGGEKDVDEASKLSARVSQILDKRRTGSPFQPFQWSSLVKSATFDNSASESPQPEDELNKMGENSDVHKVENCQNLRKNSIKGDLQEKHLPQTVPETNSQRDECPSNLLQKSSSFIDMNDPDCRLRYFKELATKRKLAAAKASQSNPIKATQKFTLPEKPSTIDADKKTGHVFKIPETPLKSKNTSVTATEIKCEESSKDILHRATDAEKIRLKKKLAEKSGSSLKNFKGDIDQALKQEARTVSKNQAPPILNSFSQKPLCASQNQVVSVALDTTSTESGLNQYHIPKETDPSHAIIADSSQRLSEIGVDFSKHSTAVGAEPSTAENVYSQHHPSTDKNSSQQHTLMEADSSKPPTTTESEPSRKSTSTKADSSQHTPASKTDCFQQPSSDNSEKSTAVRRDPTMARNKPSQQCTDISSDLSKHPPAVKVNSSRNPTVAEMDSSEQSVASVIDSPQHHMAKESKCSLKPTVSGTQPFIQPNASAAATSQQPNAVEADSSQETTAAATDSSHQPITAVTDSPQQPIAMEADPSQQSTTSMVDANEQLTAHSHTTTKSDLSIEPFRQLPLWGAGCSQQASATTTGSSQKPTKTFTDSSQQSTATETDSSREPTAPVTDASQQPAATEIGSSRMPTAADKDFSQKITSTGTDSSQHPTATVTDSLDTGSSQQPTSTEVDSSRESTAADTDSSQKITSTDTDSSQQPTAADKDSSQKITSTDTDSSQQPTAAVTEISQKSTLTGTDSSQQPNAKETDFSQEPTAKDTDSLQQPIATESESSREPTAADTDSSRITSTDTDSSQKSTSTETDSSQKHTVTATDSFQQSVPTETDLSQQLSITESEFSQNPTKMGTDTSKHPIKTENESHQDITATKSDSVNEKKDENLSEAFCKLIPIPEVNNTQKDNSISQNAVITGLSSPAEYSQSKTVTPCDSQVELNHTQARAKPCITPTVKDTDNGALTSRDSVDVSLTQSQGSPEPCLSSNEINSTQGITQLQSSFSSNPMESSCQNDSKPEKTDECQKSDTITEQTQSHDTSAVDAGPKIAHIEVSTATDSNEVDKIKQTTPEVENTVTKFAEVSEKSHLTVHSNSENQSSVAENAKSIMSAHQTSTANVISCSNLRDDTKVLLEQISAKNQSRSSQSKQTLPAPNEAKKGEVSSADNLFSNYSGRPWSSKATPEEREMLLQKMEQMRKQRKAYSRFEAS; encoded by the exons GATATCCTTGGTGCGGCGACACGTGGTGTAGCTGTTTATGTTCTTCTTGATGAAATGAATGCTCACCATTTTGTTGGAATGGTGAACCACTGTAGGGTGAATCTGGATGAAATAAAA TTCATGCGGGTAAGAACTGTGTCTGGTAGTACCTATTACTGCCGAACAGGAAAGACCTTCAAAGGTCAGATGATGGATCGCTTTATACTGGTAGACTGCAGAGCTGTGTTAAGTGGCAACTATAG CTTCATGTGGTCTTTTGAGAAGATACATCGCTGTCTTGCTCATCTCTTTCTGGGACAGCTTGTAACCACCTTTGATGAAGAGTTTCGGATTCTCTTTGCCCATTCAGAGCCACTGgttgttgaaaatgttttggCAAATATGCAGCACTCTAGTGGAGAACCTGAAAGCTACTTCAACACAGAAAAGACCCACATGTTTAACAGAGAATATCCAACTATGGGCATGGAATGGGCTGGCCGTACTACAGAAGATCATATGAAATTGGGTTACAAAATGTTACCTTTTAGGAGTGAATCCATCCACAGTGCAGCAGAAGCAAATCCCTCTGTTCAGAGGAACATGAGCCTGCATGCTGCCCAGCAATATAGAGGGGACCATCAATTTATAGAGCATGGAAGGCAAATGAGAGAACCAAATGAAACGGTTGGCTTCAAAAGACATAGCTCTGGAAATATTCCTGATTATGAATACATGCCCCCTCAAAACCATCCAACAATAAAAGGTAAGCAGTTCGTGGAGGGAGCAATTCCCCATGGTGGACACTTTGCACAGGAACCAAGTATTGACAAGGGAGCTGGATTACAATCTGGTTATGACATGTATGGAAGGTTTAGAGGCCAAGGCCAACACACTGATCAGTTTTCAGGGCCTGGCTTCCCTCCTGAGGGAGATGAGGATGAACCACCTGGAGCTTATGACCATATTCAAAGATACTTGCAGTCTCACCCTGCTATGGAGGAAGGACATGGTCCACGTAATGTATTACCACCTGTGCAGTCCAATCTCAAGAGACATAGCGCGGGACAGTCTTATACATGTCAGACCTCCCCAACACAACCAAACTCACCAGAACAGAAAAGTTTCTTCAATGTAAACCGCAAAGCACAGAATGTGAGTCAAAAGCAAGGCATGCGGGACTGGAGGATCAGCTCATACCTTAGTGCATATAATGATGCAGGAGAGCTGGATTTAGCTGAACTTGAAGGATCCACTGCATGTGATGACATTCCATGTTTTACACAGGAAGCTCCTTGTGGCCCCATACGTCCTGAAATTAGACTAGGAAATAGAGAGTTTAACAGGATACCTTCACCTAGGGAAAATCCCATGTTTGTCCAAATTCAGAATAATTCTATTGTGCCTAACAGTTCAGGTAATCATCCATCTGACGtatcacaaataaatatgaaaacaaaaccaGCATCAACTTCAGAGTCTTCTTGCACCACTGAGGGTGACAAATTGGAGGAGACGCAGAATAGAGAACCTAAAGAGACTAGCCGAATAAGTGAAGAGTTCCTCAAGAGGAAACCCAGACATGTCCAGAGGAGTTCCAGACTGAGACACTCGTTGATATTCAGTTCAAATTTGGAGTTGCATGTGTCAGAAGAGATGAGAGATACTGGTGGAGAAAAAGATGTAGATGAAGCTTCAAAACTTTCAGCTCGTGTGTCACAAATCTTGGATAAAAGGAGAACTGGTTCTCCATTTCAACCATTTCAGTGGAGCAGTCTTGTAAAGTCAGCAACATTTGATAACTCTGCCTCAGAGTCTCCACAACCTGAGGATGAACTGAACAAAATGGGTGAAAATTCTGATGTACATAAGGTTGAAAACTGCCAAAATCTTAGAAAGAATTCAATAAAGGGTGATCTGCAAGAAAAACATCTGCCTCAAACAGTTCCTGAAACAAACAGCCAAAGGGATGAATGCCCATCTAATTTATTGCAAAAGTCATCTTCTTTCATAGATATGAATGACCCTGACTGTAGACTGAGGTATTTCAAAGAGTTAGCAACCAAACGCAAACTTGCAGCAGCAAAGGCTTCTCAGAGCAATCCTATAAAAGCCACCCAAAAGTTTACTCTACCGGAGAAACCTTCAACTATCGATGCAGATAAAAAAACAGGACATGTTTTCAAGATCCCAGAAACTCCACTCAAGTCAAAAAATACCTCTGTCACAGCAACAGAGATCAAATGTGAGGAATCGAGTAAAGACATCCTACATAGAGCTACTGATGCTGAAAAGATTAGATTAAAGAAAAAACTTGCAGAAAAATCTGGCTCGTCTTTAAAAAATTTCAAGGGAGACATTGATCAAGCTCTAAAACAAGAGGCAAGAACAGTATCTAAAAACCAGGCACCCcccattttaaacagtttttcacaAAAGCCTCTCTGTGCCTCACAAAATCAAGTAGTTTCTGTTGCATTAGATACTACCTCAACAGAATCTGGCCTCAACCAATATCATATTCCTAAAGAAACAGATCCCTCCCATGCAATAATAGCAGACTCTTCTCAGCGCCTCAGCGAAATTGGGGTAGATTTTTCTAAACACTCCACCGCAGTAGGGGCTGAACCATCTACAGCAGAAAATGTGTATTCCCAACACCACCCTTCAACAGATAAAAACTCTTCTCAACAGCATACTTTAATGGAAGCAGACTCTTCCAAACCACCCACTACCACAGAAAGTGAACCCTCACGAAAATCTACTTCAACAAAGGCAGACTCTTCTCAACACACTCCTGCATCTAAAACAGACTGTTTTCAACAGCCTTCAAGTGATAACTCTGAAAAATCCACTGCAGTGCGGAGAGACCCTACTATGGCAAGAAATAAACCTTCCCAACAGTGCACTGATATATCTTCAGACCTTTCCAAACATCCCCCTGCAGTGAAGGTAAACTCTTCCAGAAACCCCACTGTGGCAGAGATGGACTCTTCTGAGCAGTCTGTTGCATCAGTGATAGACTCTCCCCAACACCACATGGCAAAAGAAAGTAAATGTTCACTAAAACCCACTGTATCAGGTACACAACCTTTCATACAGCCAAATGCATCTGCTGCAGCCACTTCACAACAACCCAATGCAGTGGAGGCAGACTCCTCCCAGGAGACTACTGCAGCAGCCACAGACTCTTCTCACCAACCCATTACAGCAGTTACAGATTCTCCTCAACAACCCATTGCGATGGAGGCAGACCCTTCTCAGCAGTCCACTACATCAATGGTAGACGCAAATGAACAGCTAACTGCCCATTCCCACACTACAACAAAAAGTGACCTTTCCATAGAACCTTTCAGGCAACTACCTTTATGGGGAGCAGGCTGTTCTCAACAGGCCTCTGCAACAACCACAGGTTCTTCCCAAAAGCCCACTAAAACATTCACTGACTCTTCCCAGCAGTCCACTGCAACAGAGACAGACTCTTCCCGGGAGCCCACTGCACCAGTCACAGATGCTTCTCAGCAGCCCGCTGCAACAGAGATAGGCTCTTCCCGGATGCCGACTGCAGCAGACAAAGACTTCTCCCAGAAGATCACTTCAACAGGCACAGACTCTTCCCAGCACCCCACTGCAACAGTCACAGACTCTTTAGACACAGGCTCTTCACAGCAGCCCACTTCAACAGAGGTAGACTCTTCCCGAGAGTCCACTGCAGCAGACACAGACTCCTCCCAGAAGATCACTTCAACAGACACAGACTCTTCCCAGCAGCCCACTGCAGCAGACAAAGACTCCTCCCAGAAGATCACTTCAACAGACACAGACTCTTCTCAGCAGCCCACTGCAGCAGTCACAGAAATTTCCCAGAAGTCCACTTTAACAGGCACAGACTCTTCCCAGCAGCCCAATGCAAAAGAAACTGACTTTTCCCAGGAGCCCACTGCAAAAGACACAGACTCTTTGCAGCAGCCCATTGCAACAGAGTCAGAGTCTTCCCGAGAGCCCACTGCAGCAGACACAGACTCCTCCAGGATCACTTCAACAGACACAGACTCTTCCCAGAAGTCCACTTCAACAGAGACAGACTCTTCCCAGAAGCACACTGTAACAGCCACAGATTCTTTCCAGCAGTCTGTTCCAACAGAGACTGACTTGTCCCAGCAGCTCAGTATAACAGAAAGTGAGTTTTCCCAAAATCCCACCAAAATGGGGACAGACACCTCCAAACAtcctattaaaacagaaaatgaatcCCATCAAGATATCACTGCAACAAAGTCTGACAGTGTGAATGAGAAAAAAGATGAGAACTTATCCGAAGCCTTTTGCAAACTAATACCCATTCCAGAGGTTAACAATACTCAAAAAGACAATAGCATATCTCAAAATGCAGTCATCACAGGCTTAAGTTCCCCAGCTGAATATTCCCAATCTAAAACTGTTACACCTTGTGATAGCCAAGTGGAACTTAACCACACACAAGCACGGGCTAAACCATGTATAACTCCTACAGTTAAAGACACAGACAATGGTGCTTTAACTAGTCGTGATTCAGTGGACGTGAGCTTAACTCAGTCTCAAGGTTCACCAGAGCCTTGCCTGTCCTCAAATGAGATCAACTCAACCCAGGGAATAACACAATTACAATCTAGCTTTTCATCAAACCCTATGGAATCTAGCTGTCAAAATGACTCCAAGCCTGAGAAAACAGATGAGTGCCAGAAATCTGACACCATTACAGAGCAAACTCAGAGTCATGATACTTCAGCTGTAGATGCAGGGCCCAAGATAGCTCACATAGAAGTTTCTACAGCAACAGACTCTAATGAGGttgataaaattaaacaaacaacacCAGAGGTAGAAAACACTGTGACTAAATTTGCAGAGGTGTCAGAAAAATCACATTTGACTGTACACAGTAATTCAGAAAATCAGTCTTCTGTTGCAGAGAATGCAAAATCGATAATGTCTGCCCATCAGACATCTACTGCAAATGTTATCTCTTGCAGTAACCTTAGAGATGACACTAAAGTTCTTTTAGAGCAAATTTCAGCAAAGAACCAAAGCAGATCTTCCCAGTCCAAGCAGACTCTTCCTGCTCCCAATGAAGCGAAAAAGGGTGAGGTTAGCTCTGCAGATAATTTGTTTTCAAATTATTCAGGAAGGCCCTGGTCCTCCAAGGCTACACCAGAAGAGCGGGAGATGTTACTACAAAAGATGGAGCAAATGCGTAAACAGAGGAAGGCCTACAGCCGTTTTGAG GCCTCATAA